The DNA window TATGCCTTTGAGCTGCTTCCAGTCGGCGCCTTCAGCGAGCGTCCGTGCAAGCTCAACGATTGTTTTCTCGGCCATGCCGTAGGCCAGGATGTCAGCCTTTGAATCGAACAGGATGGAGCGGCGTACGGCGTCGTCCCAGTAATCGTAGTGAGCGATGCGGCGTAAGCTAGCTTCGATGCCACCGATAACGATGGGGACGGTGTTCTTGAAATGTTGTCTGATGAGATTGGTATAAACTATCGTGGCGCGATTCGGCCTTACGTTGATGCCGCCCGGCGTGTAGTCGTCCTGCCTGCGGGGCTTCTTGACCGGAGTGTAGTTAGCCACCATCGAGTCGATGCATCCCGCAGTAATCCCCCAGAACAGGCGCGGCTCCCCCAGGCGCTTGATATCGTTCCCATTCGCTGTCGACGGCTGGGCGATGATCGCGGTCTTGAATCCGTGTTTAAGCAGGTACTTGCCGATTACGGCGACGCCGATATGCGGGCCGTCGATGTATGTATCGCCTGTGACCAGTATGACATCCGGCCTGTCCCAGCCGAGCGTTTTGATTTCTTTTTCAGTGGTCGGTAAAAACATAGCTTCTATCCTATCAAAAGGATAACCAAGTTGTCCGGCAATATCAAATTGAGAAGCAGGGTGTATTTTACATGGCATGTAATATAATATATGAAATAGATATCAGTTTACGTTGGCGAGTATATTGTCTGCGTAGATGTAGAGGTGATTATGAATAAGAAAATCTATAATAAGCTTATAGAGGTGGCTAAGAAGAACACAGTTATCTACGAAAGCGATCTTGCCAATGCAGCCGGCATGAATTTGAGCCTGCCCCATGAGCGGCGCGAGCTGGACAGGCAGCTCGACGAGATAAACAGCTATGAGCGCGAGCAGGGTCGTCCGGTGCTTTCGGCCGTGATTATTCAGAAAGACAGCCATATGCCGGGACGACACTTCTTTGAGTTTTGCAGGGATATCGGCTTACTCAAGAGTGAAGACGAAGACGAATTTTATATAAAGGAACAGCGCAAGGTCTACGTCTTCTGGGCTTCGCAGTAGCTATACGTAAACTACGCCGGCTTTGCATCTGCTGTTGGGACACGGCTTGACGCCGGTGCCGTTACACACCCTGCATTTTTCATTCGGTTCGGCGTGCGGGTCGATAAGCTTATGAACGGTCCTTGTGCCTTTTCCGCCGCAGAATCTACATGTAACAACGCCTTTACCACCGCAGTTGCCGCAGGTGCAGTGACCCAGTCTCGATAATGACATATTATGCCTCTATATATTTCAGAGTTTTCTGATTATAAGTAACAGAAAATTGAAGTAATTTACTACAATGCGGAACGTTTGTCAATAGGCATTCGGTAATTCTGTGGCTAAGGCAGTGGGTCTTTTCGCGGGTTTTGCGGGGTGGGACGGTCGCCGGGATCAGCTATGTTGCAGCTATGAAAAAGCGTCCCCGGCGCGACTCGAACGCGCGACCCACTGCTTAGAAGGCAGTTGCTCTATCCAACTGAGCTACGGGGACGTCTGCTATCGAATTTTAGCACCTGCCTAGTGCTGTGGCAAGTAATCTAGTACTGATAACGATGTGCGGTATCAGGCTGCTATATCCTGTAAAGCGCGTTCGTAGGCCTTATATGTACTGTCGTCGAAGAGCACGAATACGACCTCTTGCAGCGATTCATCGTGTTTCAGAAAATCGATGACTGTGTTGATAGCGATCTGCGCAGCCTGCGCCAGCGGATAAGAGTAGACCCCGGTGCTTATCGATGGGAATGATATAGTCTTCAACTTGTTGTCGACCGCTGCTTTAAGGCTCTCGCGATAGGCACTGGCGAGCAGTTCAGGCTCGTTGGACTTGCCGCCATGCCATATCGGGCCTACGGTGTGAATCACGTGCTTCGCTGGCAGATTGCCGCCGGTGGTGATTACCGCCTTGCCCGTCGGCAGTCGCCCGCTCTTGGCGACGATTTGCTTGCACTCATCGAGTATAGCGGGGCCTCCCGCGCGGTGGATCGCGCCGTCCACCCCTCCTCCCCCCATCAGGCTCGAATTAGCTGCGTTGACGATGGCGCCGGTGGACTGTTTTGTGATGTCGCCCTGGATGAGGGAGAGAGTGGTTTTGTTGATTTTCTTGTTCAGCATAATGCTAATCAACCCCCTTTATCCCCCAATCATGGGGGAAGAAAAGTAAATTAGGGGACACCCCTAAAACCCCGGCAGGAGATTTCTCCTGCACCTCGTATCTTAGCTACCCTCTCTTTAGCAAAGAGAGGGTCAGGGTGAGTTCGCATCCGTCATTGCGAGGAATCCTTCACATTAATTCTATCATGGAAGGATGACGTGGCAATCTCGTCGTAGGTCAACCCCCTGACCCCCAATCTTGGGGAAGAGAAAAAGAATATGGGGGACACCCCCATGTCCCCCGGCAGGAGATATTCTCCTGCGCCACTTTTTAGCGTTCGACTACGGGATTTTCTGAAAAGAAAAGAGGGCTCGATGTACCGCACCAAGCCCTCTTGCTAACTTCTTTAGGTGCCGACGATTGCGACGCCCACCACGCTCCATGGCGGGTATCCGCCCATGTTGTGGGTTAGCGCCAGCTTTGGATCCTTTATCTGACGGTCGCCGGCCTTGCCCTGGAGTTGCTTGTAGCACTCGTACATCATCCTGAGACCAGAGGCTCCGATGGGGTGCCCGAAGCACTTGAGGCCGCCGTCGGGCTGTACCGGCAGTCCGCCGGTGATATCGAAGAATCCGGATTCGATATCTTCCTTGACCTTGCCGCGCGGGCTGAACTGCAGGTCTTCCATGGTCACCGCCTCGGTGATGGAGAAGCAGTCGTGTACCTCGGCCATGCTGATCTCCTCGCGCGGGTTCTTAATGCCGGCTTCCTTATAAGCGCGCTGTCCGGCGCGGAAACCGGTCTCAGCGTGCGCGTAATCGTAATCGGTATACCACATGTCCTCGCCTGAGGCCGCCGCGATGGTGCAGCCCTTGATGTAGACCGGGTTTTTGCAGGCCTTCTTTGCATCCTCGGCGCGCATCAGTACGGCCGCAGCCGCGCCGTCGCTAACGCCGCAGCAATCAAACAGGCCCAGGGGCCATGCGATTATCGGCGCGTTGATGATGGCGTCCAGCTCAACGGCTTTCTTCAGGTGCGCCTTGGGATGCTTCGAACCGTTCTGGTGGCTCTTCCAGGTGACCCTGGCGATCATCTTCTTGCCTTCCTCCGGTGAGAGGCCGTAAACGGCGAAGTACCTGGTGGCCATCATGGCGTATACGCCGGGTCCGGACGCGTTGGGCGCCCAGTACTGCTCGGCGGGCGGTCTCATATCCGGCAGTCCGCCGTAGCCGACGTCCTTGAGCTTCTCCATGCCGACGCACAGCGCGACATCGATAGCTCCGGAGGCCAGCGCGTAGGTGGCGCCGCGTATAGCCTCGGTGCCGCTGGCGCACAGGTTCTCGACGTGGGTTACAGGTATATAAGGGAGGTGCAAAGTCTGAGCCAGCTGTATGCCGCTGAGGCCCTGCATCGGGTAAAGAGTGGAGAACCACGCGGCGTCGATGTCCTTCATCTCGACTCCGGCGTCCTGCATGCACTCCTGATAGGCGTCGATTATCAGATCGGGCCCGCTCTTATCCCACAGCTCGCCGAACCTGGTGCAGCCCATTCCGATGATTGCAACTTTATCTTTAATGCCCTCTGCCATTTATCGTCTCCTTTACCCCTGAACGGGGGTTCCTTTCCAGCCATAGCCGACGTAGCCGGGGGCTTCCCATCTCTTGCGGAACGTCATCTCTACAGGCATATTAACCTTGAGTTCTTCAAGGATACAGTCGCTGAGATTGAACATGGCGCGTCCGCCGCCGTCGAAGTCGATCATACCGTAAAGCTCCGGCGGTGTCGGGGAGAATGCCAGGTTGTCTCCGGTGTAGGTGAACAGTTTTCCTTTTTTATCGGAGAAGCGGCACTCTTCCATCTGGTCGATGACCTTGCACTTGGGGTTGATGCACACCCGCTGCGGCGGCCATTGCGGCGTGCCGCAGGCCTTGCACTTTGTGCCGATCAGTCCGAAAAGTTTCTTGCGGTCGCGCCAGAGTATGGTTGCCGAAGTTTTGAAGAACTCGTCGCCGCGACCAGCGGTATCGATGGTAATCACGTTGCGGAAGGTGACCATCTTCTCGTAGCTCTTGAGCTCCGTCTTGTGCTCCATGTGCTTCTTCACGCCCTTGCGCGGGGCCAGTTTGGTGATCTCTTCAGTCACCTCGAACAGCAGCACGTCGCCGCCGTTGCCGTAGCTGGCCACTATAATCTTGTCGCCCGGCTTTGCGTCTTCCAGCGCCGCCACCAGCATGAGCAACGGGTTGGAAGCGCCGCTCAGTCCCACCGTGGTGAACATGTGGTCCTGAAGCTGCTCCGGGGTGAAGCCAAGCTTCTTGCCAATGGCGGGATGCTGGCGGTGGTACATGCCGGGGAAGCAGACCTTGGAGATGCTCTCGGGCTTGAGGCTGTACTTCTTCATCAGTCCGCCGATAGCCTCGCCGACGAACTTGCCGTAGCCCTCGTCGCGCACCCATCGGTCTTCCCAAATGCGGGTGAACCGCTCGCCGTCGGGCCGCCAGTGATCCATGAAATCGTATGTTATTGAGTGTGTTCCAATGAGGTTGGCGATGACCTTATCCTTGCCGATAAGGACGGACGCAGCCGCGTCGCCGTATATCTCCTCCTGGAAACTTCCCGCAGGTCCTATCCTGCAATCCGAAGCGCAGACCAGTACGTTGTTTGCCGTTCCAGCGGCGACCGCGTCGCACGCGGAAATTGTGGCTGTTGTTCCCGCTTTTACCGAGGCAGTGAAGTCGGCGGAACGTACTTCAGGCTTAAGGTCGAGAGCGGTGGCGATTATGCCCGCGTTCTGTCTCTCCTTGTACGGTGCCGTCGTCGTCGCCAGGTAAAGGCCGTCGATCTTGCTCCGGTCGATGCCCGTCAAGCAGTCCATTCCCGCATTGACGGCCATGCTGAGGCTGTCTTCGTCATAGTTAGCTACTGCCTTTTCCCCCGGTGTTATCGTTGCCTGGTTGATAAAACCGATAGTCCAGTAAATGGTCATTCGGTTGATACGATGCCAGGGTATGTAGGCGCCATAGGCTGTGATACCGACCATCTAACGCTCCTTTCTTGTAGAGGTTCGTATAAAAGATACTGTTTTTGGGGCCTTTCTGTCAAGCTGAAACCGTAGCTGGAAAGCCCTGCGCGAAGCAATTTGGTTTATAGCTGGGGTACGAAGGAAAAACGTTTGTCGCAAGCCGGAGCGGGAGGTCGTAACTCTGATCGACATAACGCAGAAGAAGCTATCCTATAATGGCGTGAACGATTGTGGAGTTAATAGTATTCCGCTCTAATCGCGGGAAAAGACAATCACGCAGGCGAATAACAGGAAACCAACGCCCAGTCCGATGAACATGCCGGGGACCAGGCTGTCCACCGCAAAACCGACGCCCATGCCGATGAATAGTCCCGCGGGGATGAACAGGCCGCTGGCTCCCTTTTTGCCGGACTTCTTGGGATTTTGCGCTTCAGACATTTTCCGCCTCCTTCAATTCATGAACAACATTTATTGCTGAAAGTAAGATGATAGACCAATCATTTCCAACTAGTCAATTGGGCCCCTTCCGTTATCGTCCGCCGATACAAGGATGCTCACATTGCCGGTGCCCGCTTCGATGAAGTCCGTTGCATTAGTTGCTAAATTACTATTGAGTCTGGTTTGGAGTTCCTTAAGGATAATATTAGTTTTTCACTTCGGAATCTTTTTTCTCCGATTCCTTCTTCTCCAACTCTCGTTGGCGCAGCATTGAGAAGTAGTTTTTCCTATCGAGGATAACAAGGATAAGAGGGATTAAATAGATTAGAGTCCAAAAGATAAGCATAATGAGAATCTCAGAATAATTAACAGCATCTTCAGAATACTTTGCAAAGTCTATTGATTCGTATAAATAAATTCCTATAGGGCAAAGAGCAATAATAGAAAGAAGAGTCACAACAATTATCCAAGACCGCTTACTTCTTTTTAATAGAAAAAAGCTCGAGGCAAAGTAGAAGATACTCCCAATAAACAGAATCAATGCAATAATAATTGCTTGTTTAAGTTGTCCCGTATTGAATGAAAAATAAAACGAATAAGGCGACCATATTAAAAGAAAGATTATCAAAGCCGCTCCTATGATTATCAGCCACCACACTGCAATCTTGGTTTTAGTCGGGAGCTTGGCTTTATTCATACTCACACCCTCGCTTTGTGTCATCTATTTAGGCTGTTACTTTCAGTGTAAAATATCACATATAGCACCATGTAACAATAACTATGCATGCGGCATCTATTGGGTAAAATGCAATCGATGCCGCACATACTTGCAGTTCTCTCTATCCTACAATTCACCGAGTTCTTTTACTCGTTAGTGATAGTCACCTCGATATAATCCGTCCATATACCGCAATTCCAGGAAAGGCCGCTTCTCTGGGCACAGGCAAGTATATACAGGTTTCCTGTTGCATCTATGTAGTTCGAGCAATTAGCCACGATGTTATCGATCCAGGTCACGTCACTGGTTGTGTTCTGTTGATTATGAAGCTGTTCCCATGCACCGCTTGATGGGTTCCATATCTTAAGGGTTGTATAGTAGATCGTTTCTCCGATGGTGCCGTGCCCCTCCCACTTGAGGCCGATGTTACTGATGGCGGACGGGCTTTCCGCGATGTTGAACTTGAAGAGCTCGCAGTTCCTATCAAATGCGCAACAGCCTAGATCATGAGAGATGCTCGATAGCCATCGCGAATCATCCGAGGCGCTGAGTGCGGAATAGACGGATGCTCCGCCTTCGATGTAGCCGTATGAGTTAGCAAGGTCGGCCGGTGTCGTGGGATGGCCGCCGTTCCAGTCTATCATATGCACATGTCCTTCCCAGCACCACTTGTTCGTGCCTCCGCCGCTGGCGAAGGTGTATGTCGTTGTGGACGGAGACGCCGGAGTATTCGCGGCATTCACGTTCAATGCTATGTAATCCGTGAATATACCCTCGGTATCTTCGGTCAGCCCTCTCCCGTCATCGTCCGCCGACACAAGGATGCTCACATTGCCGGTGCCTGCTTCGATGAAGTCCGTCGCGTTAGTGGTTATGCCGCGGTCATAAGTCTGAAAGATTTTACTGCCGGGGCTGGTGACATCTACAAGGGTATGCCATGAGCCGGTCTGGTAATTCCATATCTTGAGTTTAGTGTGGTATATCAAATCACCGTTGTCGCCGTGTCCCGTCCATGTGATCGAAAGGTTTGAAACGCCGGCTCTGTCCTGGGTTATTGTATATACAAACAATTGTGAGTGTTCCCAGGGCAACGGGAGCGATTTGTAGCCGGTTTGCCGCCAGTAGCTGGAATCATCGGCGCTTATCCGTGAGTATATGGAGCCATCGGCGGTTACAAGGGGATACGAATAACTGCCGAAAAAGTCGGCGGGGCTTGTGGGATATCCGCATCCGTACCATTCCAGGAAGCCCCATGTCCTTCCCCATGCCGACAGCTGCGGCTTGATGATAAACGTTACCGAAGCCGCTGCGACATTGCCGGAGCTGTCGGTGACTGTTACAGTCATCGTATGTCCTCCCAGTGCCAGAACGGCTGGGTCGATGTTTTCGCCATCAATGGCGTTGCCATCGAGCGTGATTACTACATCCGGTGTCTGATCGCAGATATCGACGGCCGTGTAGGTTACAGCTATCGGCCCCTGCGTGTTGATGTATATGCGGCCGTCCTCCGGTGAAGCAATGCTTACCTCCGGCGATATAGTATCAGTTACAGTAACTGTCATTGTGTCGGTACCGACGCCGCCGTCGTCATCTGTCACGGTCAGCGTCACCATGTATATTCCGGGATCGCAGTATGTATGCGCGGGAGAGAGCGTGCCCGAGTCGCCGGCGCCGTCCCCGAAGTCCCAGCTGATTGTATATGTATCAGGGATGCCGGGATCGGTGAAGCTTCCGCTGAAAGCTACCTCGGTGACGCAGCACTCGGCGTTCTGGTCCGGGCCCGCGTCAACTGTAGGCGCGACATTGTTCACGGTCACCGTCGTCGTGGCGAAACCCGTCGTTCCCTCGTCGTCGGTAACTTTCAGGCCGATGTTGCCGCTATAGTCGTCCGTCCAGGTGTTCTGTATTATTGCTCCCTGGGCATCGGAGAAATCGCCGTCGCCGTTCAAATCCCACTCGTAACTGACTATCGAGCCGTCTGGGTCATATGAAGCGGAGCCGTTGAAGGTTATCGCCGAGCCTTCATCTCCCGTGTACGGGCCGCCCGGGTCGGCGATAGGCGCATCGTTCACGTGAACGGTCAGGGTATCGCTTCCAACGCCGCCGTCATCGTCAGTTACCGTTAATGTCACGGTATAATCGCCGCCCGAGGCGTATGTATGAGTCGGCGTCAGAGTGCCCGTTACTACCGGCGTGCCGTCGCCGAAGTCCCATGCGATGGTATGAGTATCGAGCCATCCGGGATCGGTAAAGCTGCTGTTGAAGTTGATCGTTGAGCCTATGGGCACATCCTCCATGTCCGGCCCGGCATTTACTACAGGCGCGACATTGGCTATCGTCGCGGTGGTCGCAGCCGTGCCAATCGCACCGTTATTATCGGTGACGGTAAGTGTCACGGTGTATGTGCCGTTGTCACCGTATGTATGAGATGGAGCAGTCCCTGTTACTGTCGCTGTGCCGTCGCCGAAATTCCAACTGTAGGCAGTTATAATCCCGTCAGGGTCGTGGGACATGCTGCCGTTGAACGTAATGGCAGAGCCTTCATTGCCGGTGTAAGGTCCTCCGGTGTCGGTGACCGGAGGATGGTTGACGTGGACTGTAAGTGTATTAATGCCGATTCCTCTGTCGTCGTCGGTGACCGTCAGTGTCACCGTGTAGCTGCCGCTAGAGGTAAAGGCGTGCGTGGGTGTCAGTGTTTCCGTTACCGTGGGTGTCCCGTCTCCGAAGTTCCATTCTATGGTGTGGGTATCCAGGACTCCGGGATCGGTGAAGCTGCCATTAAAGCTTATAGTTGAGCCAACGAGTACGCTCTCGATATCCGGGCCCGCGCTGACTGTCGGCGCGACGTTATTTATCGCGACCGTTGTTGCAGCGGTGCTCGTAGCGCCGCAGTCGTCTGTTACTCTTAGGCCGATGTTACCGGAATAGTCATCCGGCCAGGTATGCTGTACCACTGTGCCTTGAGCGTCCGAGAAGTTTCCGTCCTCGTTCAAGTCCCACTCATAGCTGACTATTGTTCCGTCCGGGTCGTAAGAACTGCTGCCGTCTAATTCTATCTGTGAACCCTCGTTACTTATATATGGCCCACCTATGTTAGATACTGGCAGCCTGTTTATTATTTCAAAAAGCTGGCTATCATAGTAAGGCAGGTAGTCCGTATCACCGTCAAAGCCGTACTCGATGTAGTAGTACTGGCATGGGATTTGGTTGAGCGTGAGAGAGGCTGTTGCTATGCCGTTGTAATCGGTCACGGCCGATACGGATTGGTTTCCGATCGTGAAGTTGATGGTTTTACCGGATAATCGGCTGCCGTTTTCAGTGGATAGGGTGGCTGTTAAGTTGACCGTGTCAGATTTGAAACCGCTGAGGGCTCCGGTATAGCTGAGGTTGGTAGCCGTTCTTTCTTTTACTTCGAATATATAAAGGTCAGCGGGAATTTCTTCCATAGAAATATTCTGTGCCAATGTTATTGGTGTATAGCCCCACTTATCTTCTGTCGGTGATGCTGTGAGAGTAAACGTGTCTGTGTTGTTTGCAGTGGACCATGGTATAAC is part of the Dehalococcoidia bacterium genome and encodes:
- a CDS encoding PKD domain-containing protein, which translates into the protein MEEIPADLYIFEVKERTATNLSYTGALSGFKSDTVNLTATLSTENGSRLSGKTINFTIGNQSVSAVTDYNGIATASLTLNQIPCQYYYIEYGFDGDTDYLPYYDSQLFEIINRLPVSNIGGPYISNEGSQIELDGSSSYDPDGTIVSYEWDLNEDGNFSDAQGTVVQHTWPDDYSGNIGLRVTDDCGATSTAATTVAINNVAPTVSAGPDIESVLVGSTISFNGSFTDPGVLDTHTIEWNFGDGTPTVTETLTPTHAFTSSGSYTVTLTVTDDDRGIGINTLTVHVNHPPVTDTGGPYTGNEGSAITFNGSMSHDPDGIITAYSWNFGDGTATVTGTAPSHTYGDNGTYTVTLTVTDNNGAIGTAATTATIANVAPVVNAGPDMEDVPIGSTINFNSSFTDPGWLDTHTIAWDFGDGTPVVTGTLTPTHTYASGGDYTVTLTVTDDDGGVGSDTLTVHVNDAPIADPGGPYTGDEGSAITFNGSASYDPDGSIVSYEWDLNGDGDFSDAQGAIIQNTWTDDYSGNIGLKVTDDEGTTGFATTTVTVNNVAPTVDAGPDQNAECCVTEVAFSGSFTDPGIPDTYTISWDFGDGAGDSGTLSPAHTYCDPGIYMVTLTVTDDDGGVGTDTMTVTVTDTISPEVSIASPEDGRIYINTQGPIAVTYTAVDICDQTPDVVITLDGNAIDGENIDPAVLALGGHTMTVTVTDSSGNVAAASVTFIIKPQLSAWGRTWGFLEWYGCGYPTSPADFFGSYSYPLVTADGSIYSRISADDSSYWRQTGYKSLPLPWEHSQLFVYTITQDRAGVSNLSITWTGHGDNGDLIYHTKLKIWNYQTGSWHTLVDVTSPGSKIFQTYDRGITTNATDFIEAGTGNVSILVSADDDGRGLTEDTEGIFTDYIALNVNAANTPASPSTTTYTFASGGGTNKWCWEGHVHMIDWNGGHPTTPADLANSYGYIEGGASVYSALSASDDSRWLSSISHDLGCCAFDRNCELFKFNIAESPSAISNIGLKWEGHGTIGETIYYTTLKIWNPSSGAWEQLHNQQNTTSDVTWIDNIVANCSNYIDATGNLYILACAQRSGLSWNCGIWTDYIEVTITNE
- a CDS encoding OB-fold domain-containing protein, with the translated sequence MVGITAYGAYIPWHRINRMTIYWTIGFINQATITPGEKAVANYDEDSLSMAVNAGMDCLTGIDRSKIDGLYLATTTAPYKERQNAGIIATALDLKPEVRSADFTASVKAGTTATISACDAVAAGTANNVLVCASDCRIGPAGSFQEEIYGDAAASVLIGKDKVIANLIGTHSITYDFMDHWRPDGERFTRIWEDRWVRDEGYGKFVGEAIGGLMKKYSLKPESISKVCFPGMYHRQHPAIGKKLGFTPEQLQDHMFTTVGLSGASNPLLMLVAALEDAKPGDKIIVASYGNGGDVLLFEVTEEITKLAPRKGVKKHMEHKTELKSYEKMVTFRNVITIDTAGRGDEFFKTSATILWRDRKKLFGLIGTKCKACGTPQWPPQRVCINPKCKVIDQMEECRFSDKKGKLFTYTGDNLAFSPTPPELYGMIDFDGGGRAMFNLSDCILEELKVNMPVEMTFRKRWEAPGYVGYGWKGTPVQG
- a CDS encoding acetyl-CoA acetyltransferase, which produces MAEGIKDKVAIIGMGCTRFGELWDKSGPDLIIDAYQECMQDAGVEMKDIDAAWFSTLYPMQGLSGIQLAQTLHLPYIPVTHVENLCASGTEAIRGATYALASGAIDVALCVGMEKLKDVGYGGLPDMRPPAEQYWAPNASGPGVYAMMATRYFAVYGLSPEEGKKMIARVTWKSHQNGSKHPKAHLKKAVELDAIINAPIIAWPLGLFDCCGVSDGAAAAVLMRAEDAKKACKNPVYIKGCTIAAASGEDMWYTDYDYAHAETGFRAGQRAYKEAGIKNPREEISMAEVHDCFSITEAVTMEDLQFSPRGKVKEDIESGFFDITGGLPVQPDGGLKCFGHPIGASGLRMMYECYKQLQGKAGDRQIKDPKLALTHNMGGYPPWSVVGVAIVGT
- a CDS encoding O-acetyl-ADP-ribose deacetylase, which translates into the protein MLNKKINKTTLSLIQGDITKQSTGAIVNAANSSLMGGGGVDGAIHRAGGPAILDECKQIVAKSGRLPTGKAVITTGGNLPAKHVIHTVGPIWHGGKSNEPELLASAYRESLKAAVDNKLKTISFPSISTGVYSYPLAQAAQIAINTVIDFLKHDESLQEVVFVLFDDSTYKAYERALQDIAA